GGCGCCGGTCAGGCCATGCTCGACCAGTCCGTCGAATACGCCAAGCAGCGCACCCAGTTCGGCCGGATCATCGGCTCGTACCAGGCCATCAAGCACAAGCTGGCCGACGTGCACATTGCCGTCGAGTTGGCCCGCCCCTTGGTCTACGGCGCGGCACTGTCATTGGCCGAGGGCGCACCCGAGACGGCCCGCGACATCAGCGCCGCCAAGGTGGCCGCCGCCGATGCCGCGCTGCTGGCCGCCCGCTCCGCGCTGCAGACCCATGGCGCCATCGGGTTCACCCAGGAACACGACCTGTCCTTGTCACTGCTGCGCGTGCAGGCGTTGCGCAGTGCCTGGGGCGATCCCACCGCACACCGTCGTCGACTGCTGGAGGCCCTCTGATGAGTGAAGAACGGCAACTACTGCGCGAGACCGTCGCCGCCCTCGTGGACAAACACGCCTCCCCCGAGGCCGTCCGCGCGGCGATGGAATCCGAGCGCGGCTACGACGAAAAGCTGTGGGGCCTGCTGTGCGAGCAGGTCGGTGCGGCTGCCCTCGTGGTCCCCGAGGAGCTCGGTGGCGCCGGGGGCGAACTCGCCGACGCCGCAGTGGTTCTCGAAGAGCTCGGCAAGGCCCTGGTGCCGACCCCGCTGCTGGGCACCACGCTCGCCGAGCTCGCGCTGCTGGCCGTCGACGCTCACGAACCGCTCGAGGGACTTGCCGAGGGCACGTCCATCGGTACCGTCGTCTTCGACTCCGACTACGTCATCAACGGGGACGTGGCCGATGTCGTCATCGCCGCCGACGGGGAGAACCTGACCCGCTGGACCACGTTCACCGCCACCCCCAAGACCACGATGGATCTCACCCGTCGGCTGTCCGCGGTGATCCCCGGCGACACCGTCGCCCTCGGCGCCGATCCCGGCCTGGCCGACACCGCGGCCCTGCTGATGGCCGCCGAGCAGATCGGTGCCGCCTCACGCTGCCTCGACCTGACCGTTGCCTACACCAAGGACCGGGTGCAGTTCGGCCGCGCGATCGGCAGCTTCCAAGCGCTCAAGCACCGGATGGCCGACCTGTACGTCAAGGTGTCCTCCGCTCGCGCTGTCGTCAACGATGCCATCACCGCCCCGTCACCCACGAATGCATCCCTGGCCCGCTACTTTGCCAGCGAGGCGTTGTCCGCGGTGACCGCTGAGGCCATCCAGCTGCACGGTGGCATCGCCATCACCTGGGAGAGCGACATCCAGCTGTACTTCAAGCGGGCGCACGGCAGTGCCCAGCTGCTCGGGCCCCCGCGGGAGCACCTGCGCCGGCTCGAAGCTCAGGTCTTCTAGGCGGCTCGGCCGCCGGGTGTTCTAACGTGGCTTTGATGGACGTCGCACTCCGAGCCGGTATTCCGCCGTTCCATGTCATGGACGTGTGGCTGACGGCGGCCGAACGCCAACGCTCGCACGGCGACCTGGTCAACCTCTCGGCCGGGCAACCCAGCGCCGGGGCGCCGACGGCGGTGCGCGAGGCCGCCGTCGCTGCGCTGAACGAAGGCTCCCTCGGCTATACCGTCGCGCTCGGCCTTCCCGAGCTACGCGCCGAGATCGCCGCGTCGTACCGCAAATACGGCGTGGAGGTGGGCGTCGACGAAGTGGTCCTCACCACCGGATCC
The genomic region above belongs to Mycolicibacterium sp. HK-90 and contains:
- a CDS encoding acyl-CoA dehydrogenase family protein, with the translated sequence MSEERQLLRETVAALVDKHASPEAVRAAMESERGYDEKLWGLLCEQVGAAALVVPEELGGAGGELADAAVVLEELGKALVPTPLLGTTLAELALLAVDAHEPLEGLAEGTSIGTVVFDSDYVINGDVADVVIAADGENLTRWTTFTATPKTTMDLTRRLSAVIPGDTVALGADPGLADTAALLMAAEQIGAASRCLDLTVAYTKDRVQFGRAIGSFQALKHRMADLYVKVSSARAVVNDAITAPSPTNASLARYFASEALSAVTAEAIQLHGGIAITWESDIQLYFKRAHGSAQLLGPPREHLRRLEAQVF